In one window of Cheilinus undulatus linkage group 23, ASM1832078v1, whole genome shotgun sequence DNA:
- the samm50l gene encoding sorting and assembly machinery component 50 homolog B: MGTVHAKSLDPLPMHGRDLGVNPDDLVETPDLEQESKQEILENKDVVVQHVNIQGLGRTKEDLLGYEISDVFNAKNLIDVMKKAHIARQRLLRLGIFKEVEVLIDTSEGKDALPNGLDVTFEVTEIKRLTGSYNTMVGNNEGSMVLGLKLPNMLGRAEKLTFQFSYGTKETSYGLSFFKPQPGHFERNLTLNLYKVTGQFPWSSLKETDRGMSAELNFPLGVTNHTLKWEGVWRELGCLARSASFAVREESGHSLKSALSHTVSVDSRNSAIFPSRGALLRVNQELAGYTGGDASFLKEDFELQLNRRLFWDSVLSASLWGGMLYPIGGQQSCIADRFYLGGPTSVRGFGMYSIGPQSEGDYLGGEAYWAGGLHLYTPLPFRPGKGGFGDLFRTHFFLNAGNLCNLNYGEGPRAHLQKLAECIRWSYGAGIVLRLGNIARLELNYCVPMGVQSGDRICDGVQFGAGIRFL; this comes from the exons ATGGGGACTGTCCATGCTAAG AGTCTGGATCCTCTCCCGATGCATGGCCGGGACTTGGGAGTCAACCCCGATGACTTGGTGGAGACTCCAGACCTGGAGCAAGAGAGCAAACAGGAGATCCTGGAAAACAAAGAT gTGGTCGTCCAACACGTCAACATCCAGGGTCTTGGAAGAACTAAAGAGGATCTGCTGGGCTACGAGATCTCTGATGTTTTCAACGCCAAAAACCTCATTGAT GTGATGAAGAAAGCTCACATAGCCAGACAGAGGTTGCTCCGCCTCGGGATCTTCAAGGAGGTGGAGGTTCTCATCGACACGTCTGAAG GTAAGGACGCTCTGCCGAACGGTCTGGATGTAACGTTTGAGGTGACAGAGATCAAGAGGCTTACGGGAAGCTACAACACCATGGTCGGCAACAATGAAGGAAGCATG GTACTGGGATTGAAGCTGCCTAACATGCTGGGTCGAGCTGAGAAACTCACCTTCCAGTTCTCCTACGGGACCAAGGAGACGTCATATGGTCTGTCATTCTTCAAGCCTCAGCCGGGACACTTTGAACGCAA cCTCACTCTCAACCTGTACAAAGTCACCGGTCAGTTCCCGTGGAGTTCCTTAAAAGAGACGGACAGAGGCATGTCTGCAGAGCTGAAT TTTCCTCTGGGGGTGACCAACCACACGTTGAAGTGGGAGGGAGTGTGGAGGGAGCTGGGCTGCCTCGCTCGCAGCGCGTCCTTCGCCGTGCGAGAGGAGAGTGGACACTCGCTGAAATCTGCCCTCTCG CACACCGTGTCAGTTGATTCAAGAAATTCAGCTATTTTCCCCAGCAGAGGTGCCTTACTGCGGGTCAACCAG GAGCTGGCCGGGTACACAGGAGGAGACGCCAGCTTCTTAAAGGAGGACTTCGAGCTGCAACTCAACAGACGGCTCTTCTGGGACTca GTCCTGTCTGCTTCTCTGTGGGGCGGGATGCTTTATCCCATTGGAGGACAGCAGTCCTGCATTGCTGACAG ATTTTACCTTGGAGGTCCCACCAGTGTTCGAGGGTTTGGGATGTACAGCATAGGACCGCAGAGTGAAG gtGACTATCTTGGTGGAGAGGCGTACTGGGCAGGTGGTCTGCACCTCTACACCCCGCTGCCCTTCAGACCAGGCAAAGGAGGCTTTGGAGACCTTTTCAGAACACATTTCTTTCTCAACGCAGGAAACCTCTGCAACCTCAACTACG GTGAGGGTCCCAGGGCTCACCTTCAGAAGCTGGCTGAGTGTATCCGCTGGTCATATGGAGCGGGCATCGTGCTGCGGCTTGGAAACATAGCCAGACTGGAGCTGAATTACTGCGTGCCCATGGGAGTTCAGAGTGGAGACAG GATATGTGACGGCGTCCAGTTTGGAGCAGGAATCCGCTTCCTGTGA